From a single Clostridium isatidis genomic region:
- a CDS encoding transketolase, with translation MKKQEISFLEEKCKEVRRLILKEIHSIGKGHYGGSLSIVEALVLLYNKEMNINVENPKMEGRDRLVLSKGHAGPALYAVLADKGYISKEELLTLNKGNTNLPSHCDMNKTNGVDMTTGSLGQGISCAVGMAKASKIKKDNAYIYCIVGDGECDEGEVWEAALAASSFNLNNLIVFVDYNKMQLDGKLEDIIRMDNMDKKWEAFGFFVQNIKNGHDIEEIHEAIEKGKKQDKPVAIILNTVKGKGISVIESAGYKNHSMGLTDEQFKKALEELK, from the coding sequence ATGAAAAAGCAAGAAATTAGTTTTCTTGAAGAAAAATGTAAAGAAGTGAGAAGACTTATATTAAAAGAAATTCATAGTATTGGAAAGGGTCATTATGGTGGTTCTCTTTCAATAGTAGAAGCTCTAGTTCTTCTTTATAATAAAGAAATGAATATTAATGTAGAAAATCCTAAAATGGAAGGAAGAGATAGATTAGTTTTATCTAAGGGACATGCAGGCCCAGCTCTTTATGCAGTATTAGCAGATAAAGGATATATATCAAAAGAAGAATTATTAACATTAAATAAGGGAAATACCAATTTACCAAGTCATTGCGATATGAATAAAACTAATGGAGTAGATATGACAACAGGATCTTTAGGACAAGGAATAAGTTGTGCTGTTGGTATGGCAAAGGCCTCCAAGATAAAGAAAGATAATGCATATATTTATTGTATTGTAGGAGATGGAGAATGTGATGAAGGAGAGGTTTGGGAAGCAGCATTGGCGGCTAGTTCTTTTAATCTAAATAATTTAATTGTTTTTGTTGATTATAATAAAATGCAATTAGATGGGAAGCTAGAAGATATAATAAGAATGGATAATATGGATAAAAAGTGGGAGGCTTTTGGGTTTTTTGTTCAAAATATTAAAAATGGCCACGATATAGAGGAAATTCATGAAGCAATAGAAAAAGGTAAAAAGCAGGATAAGCCAGTTGCAATTATATTAAATACAGTAAAAGGAAAAGGCATATCTGTAATTGAAAGTGCAGGATATAAAAATCATAGTATGGGATTAACTGATGAGCAATTTAAAAAAGCATTAGAAGAGTTGAAATAG
- a CDS encoding PTS sugar transporter subunit IIA: MLIDILREELIKLNVKCNDWKEAIEEGAYLLEKEGIVNKNYKEAIINNFYELGPYMVIAPGIVLSHARPEAGVNKNGISILTLESPIEFGSELNDPVKLIITLAAKDNTSHLSSLSKLMEILMNSDHLNSIINAKKVQEVVEIIKRYN, encoded by the coding sequence ATGTTAATAGATATACTAAGAGAAGAACTAATAAAATTAAATGTAAAATGTAATGATTGGAAGGAGGCGATAGAGGAAGGTGCTTATTTATTAGAAAAGGAAGGCATAGTAAATAAAAATTATAAAGAAGCAATAATAAATAATTTTTATGAATTAGGACCATATATGGTAATAGCCCCAGGAATTGTATTATCCCATGCAAGACCGGAAGCTGGAGTAAATAAGAATGGAATTAGTATTCTGACATTAGAGAGTCCTATAGAATTTGGAAGTGAGTTGAATGATCCAGTTAAATTAATAATTACGCTAGCAGCCAAGGATAATACAAGTCATTTAAGTTCTTTATCGAAATTAATGGAAATTCTAATGAATAGTGACCATTTAAACTCTATAATCAATGCAAAGAAAGTTCAAGAAGTAGTAGAAATTATTAAAAGGTATAATTAG
- a CDS encoding transketolase family protein: MEMRKVLCSVIEELMHKDESIVFMDADLAEANGTMPLRTIFPERAFDVGISEQNMAGMAAGMSAYGMKPYICTFTSFASRRICDQIAISMAYAKQNVKIIATDAGIAAETNGGTHMSFEDIGVLRSIPGITIIDVADEFQLREVLYKTVDYKGVVYIRITRKEIPKVYDENYKFNLLKADVLKEGKDITIFSTGLMTSFALEAASLLKDEGIDVEVISVPTIKPIDRDTIVNSLKKTKKAVTIENHNVIGGLYSAIAEVSCREFPSYIRALGVQDHFGEVGTMNFLREKYNMTVQDIVNECKKMLSLN, translated from the coding sequence ATGGAAATGAGAAAAGTCTTATGTAGTGTTATAGAAGAATTAATGCATAAAGATGAAAGTATAGTATTTATGGATGCAGACTTAGCAGAAGCAAATGGCACAATGCCATTAAGAACTATTTTTCCAGAAAGAGCTTTTGATGTTGGAATAAGTGAACAAAATATGGCAGGAATGGCAGCCGGAATGAGTGCTTATGGAATGAAACCATATATTTGCACCTTTACTTCATTTGCATCAAGGAGAATATGTGATCAAATAGCTATTTCTATGGCCTATGCGAAACAAAATGTGAAAATTATAGCTACGGATGCTGGTATAGCAGCTGAAACAAATGGTGGAACCCATATGAGCTTTGAAGATATTGGAGTATTAAGAAGTATTCCAGGTATTACTATTATAGATGTTGCAGATGAATTTCAACTAAGGGAAGTATTATATAAAACTGTTGATTATAAGGGAGTTGTTTATATAAGAATAACTAGAAAAGAGATTCCAAAAGTTTATGATGAAAATTATAAATTTAATTTATTAAAGGCTGATGTTTTAAAAGAAGGAAAAGATATAACTATATTTTCAACAGGATTAATGACAAGTTTTGCATTAGAAGCAGCAAGTCTTTTGAAAGATGAAGGTATAGATGTTGAAGTTATTTCTGTTCCTACTATTAAGCCTATAGATAGGGATACAATAGTAAATTCTCTTAAAAAAACAAAAAAAGCAGTTACAATTGAAAATCATAATGTAATAGGTGGATTATATAGCGCTATTGCAGAAGTTTCTTGTAGGGAATTTCCTAGTTATATAAGAGCTTTAGGAGTACAAGATCACTTTGGTGAAGTTGGAACTATGAATTTTTTAAGAGAAAAATATAACATGACCGTTCAAGATATAGTTAATGAATGTAAAAAGATGTTAAGTTTAAATTAA